The following is a genomic window from Clostridium fungisolvens.
TCTGTATCTATACTGTTAATTCCGCTCAACACTGTATCATCACCAACAAGTTCGACTTTTTCAGTTGTAGAACCAAAATCTTTCATAACAAATCCAGCAGGTAAGTTTCCCTTTGTAATAACGTTGACAGGTACAACTTTTCCCTTCTTTACAGTTATGTAAACCTCAGCATTTGTAGGCGTTACCTTTACCTCATCTACATCTTTACCTGAATCATTTATTGCTTTTATAGGTAAGTTTAGTGTAGTATCCTGTTCGATATTTTTAAGTTCACTACTTACAACTAAACTCTTCACACTATTCACATATTCTCCAGGTCCTGATATAACAGCATTAGTAGGTTTAATAGCCGGTGAGTCTGCATAAGTTCCAGTTTTAGTTGTAACTTTTATATCAGATTTTATTGGTATGCTCTTTTCTAAATAATCATCCACTTTTATGGTGACTAACAAAAAACTATTGTTTTTTATATTAATGTTAGTTGGGTAATTAACAATATCAACCCTTATCCTGTTTTCACCCTTTTTTAGAGCGTACGATGAAAGGTCAACACTAACTTTAAATTGAGATGGTGTAACTTTGTACACTTCACTACTAGGCCCTTCTAGATTTAAAGTCACATAAAAATCCTGATGAGGCGATAAAGCTAATTTAGACTCCTTTAATGCATCTGCGTTAAGAAGTTCAACAGGTACTTTCTCTAACTTATATTCTCTAGTAGGGTTTTGCACGTTGGAAATATAAAGCCATAGTCCAAAGGAAAGAATTAGGCATACAATCCTTATAACTATTTCTGCCTTTTTATCCTTGTTATCCATACCTTCACCTTCTCTCCTAAAGTCTTTACCCTCTTTTCTCTTCTGTTTATCATAATACGTATTAATATACTTTTTAATTTATCCTTATCATAGTTTCTAGTAAGCCTTCCATTTACCGCTAATGATATAGTTCCGGTTTCTTCTGAAACTATTATTATAAGTGCATCTGAAGTTTCTGAAAGACCTATACCAGCCCTATGTCTAGTACCAAGTTTTTTATTTATAGTTGTATTATTACTTAAAGGTAATACACAACCAGCAGCTACAATTCTATCATTTCTAATAATTGTAGCTCCATCATGCAACGGGGTGTTAACTACAAAAATATTTTCAAGGAGAGCTGAAGAAACCTTGGCATCCAATTCAGTACCATTACTTATTACTTCGCCAAGCCCTGTACTTTGTTCTATAGCTATAAGCGCTCCAGTTGCTGTATCAGCTAAGTTTTCAACAGCATTTACAAGCTCTGTTATAACTTCTTCTAATGCCTCATCATCCTGCATTACATGCAAATCATCAAAGGCACTTCTTCCGATATGCTCTAGAGCTCTTCTTATTTCCGGTTGAAATATGATTATAATTGTTAAAACACCAATTGTTATTGTTTTGCTTAAAATGAAATAAAGCATATCTAATCTTAAAAGGTAACTTATTGGTAGCAATGCAACTATCAATGCAATCCCCTTCAATAATTGTTCTGCTCTTGTTTCCTTTATCAACATATATCCTTTAAAGAAAATATAAGAAACTACTAGGATATCCAAAACGGACCATATTGATATATTTTTTATTGTATTAATTATCATACTAAAAACTTCTTGCACTTCTGTCACCCCTAATATCCTAATCTATTAAAATTATACACCAATTATACCCCTCATATATATACAATCGTAATAAAATTTGTATTTTTTACTATTTTCACAATAGTAATATTTAAATTTTTTTAGAATATAACTAAACTAAAGATTAAGTTTTAACATTAACCAATAAATTCGTATTTCAAAAACATATTCATATGAAAAAATGAGGAGGTACCTTAAATGATTGAAATACTAAAAAAATACAATAAACATATAATTATTTCTGCTGGAGCAATTTTAATAATTGCTATATCAGTTTATTTTTTCGTTAATAATTTTCTTTATCCAGAACGCAAGCAATTAGCAGATATAAGTTCTACTATCATGAGTATAAACGAAAATTTAAAAAAACCAATTGTTTCTTCATCCATGGATACTGAACTGGCCGTAAGTACTCTTACAGATAATTTGTCCAAGCTGTTAAAAGAAAAAAACAAACTTGAGCAAATAAAGCCATCAGCAAAGTATAAGAATACATATGATAACTTAACTTTGGGATTGAATAATAATATGAAACTCTATGAGCAAACGTTGAATATAATGAAAAATCCTTCTTCAAAAGATATACAAGCCTCTCTTCAAAACCTAACTAAATATGAAGAGGATTGTATTAAATATTACAAGCTATGTAAAAGTAATGGAGTGAGTGTAAATCTTAGTTCAAGCTTCTCGAACTTTTTTTCTAGTGTATCTAGTTATGTAAATCAATTAGTAAAATTAAATAGAGACTCTGATATAAAGACTAGCCAAAAAAACGACTTTTTAATCGCATTTGATAACTGTATTAAAAATTTTTATCCTTTAAAAGAAGATCTAAGTGCAGCAGTAACTAGAGCTCAGGATGAAAATCGCTCTCTATCAGGCATAGAAAGTGATGTGGAAAATAAAATTGTTCAGTTAGAAAAATTAAAAACTTCCTTATATGAAATTTCAGTTCCTTCAGATGGAGTTGAATGTTTTTCAGATTTTGAGGAAACTTTAAATTCATATGATACTTATATTTCTACTTTATCTGAGGCACTAAAATCACAAAACAATCAAGCCGAAAAGCTTAAAGATGCTTTTTCAAAGTATGATGATATGAATTCATCATATGAAAATTTCAATAAAAGTTATGATGATTACAAATCTAAAAATTAAATATGTATGAAAAATATGCCTTTGGATACAATATGCTGAGAGGGTAAAAACCAAAGGAGGTTTTTTATGAATAAACTTAAATGCTGTATTTTCTTCCTTTTTATCTTTTTAACCTTTGACAGCGTTAGTGTATTTGCAAATGAATTAGTAAATTATTCTCCTATAAACGATGGCCCTAAGATTATCATGAGTAAGGATATAAAAGAAAATAATATAAAGTTTTATGGAAGAGGAATATCGAATGAATCTAGCGAATTATACCATGAAAAGGAATCAGTAGTAGAGGTTTTTAACTATCAAAATCATCATCTTTATTTAACAGATGATGATATTTACTTGATGTCTCAGGTAGTATTTGCAGAAAGTCACGGGGAACCATACGAAGGAAAAGTGGCAGTTGCATCAGTTATACTTAACAGAGTTACAAATCCTAGCTTCCCAAACTCAGTTGAAGGTGTTATAAAACAGAAAAACGCCTTTTCATGCGTGAGAGATGGAAAGATTTCTGTAACTCCTGACAACGAATGTCGTGATGCTGTTATGGATGCAATTAAAGGCAAGGACCCTACCAGTAACGCATTATTTTTTTACAACCCTCAAACATCAACTTGTAGTTGGATGAAACAAATTGATAAAAAGAATATGAAAACTATTGGAAAGCATGTGTTTTTTCAAACAAAAAAATAAGAGATGAGATCATCTCTTATTTTTTGAATCAAGATAAGTTACTGCACTTAGAGCTGCAACTTGACCTTCTCCTGCTGCCTTAATATATTGGTACGGCTTTCCAACACAATCACCAGCTGCAAAGCATCCATCAATGTTTGTTTGCATTAACCTGTTTACTAATATATGATTTTCCGACACATCTAATCCTGGTACAAGTTGTGAGGGTGAAATACTATCTTTAAGAACAAATACCCCATCAGTAATCAATTCACCTTGATCAAATAATATCTTTTCTACTTTTTTATCACCAACTATTTCTAGAGGCTTCTTATTTAATATTTCTATATTATCTTTAAGAGCATATTCTCCTTTGTACATAGGTATATAATATACCTTAGCTGCAAGTTCACTAACATAATTAGCTTCTTCTTCAGCCTCTTTATTATATCCAATTATACTAACTATCTTCCCCTTGTAAAGTGGTGCATCACATGTAGCACAATAGCCTACACCTTTACCTAATAATCTCTCTTCCCCAAGTAAAGGTTTTGTATATTCAACTCCAGTTGCAAGTATGATTGATTTCGCTTCATACATCTTTTCATTTACCATTAAAGCAAAGTAATCTCCCATTGCATAAACACTATTCACTTTTTCTTCTGTAATGCTAATTCCCATTGCTTCTATATGACTTTGAAAGTTTGCCTTTAATTCATTTCCTGTTATATCGTGAAATCCTAAATAATTATTTATTTTTGGAGCTTTAGATAATTTAGAGCTAAGTTCTTTAGTTCCAAAGATTATTACGTTTTTATTTCTAATTTTAGCGTTTATTGCAGCAGAAAGGCCAGCTGCACCTGTTCCTATAATGGCAATATCATATCTACCCATACTTTACTCTCCCTTGAAAACTTCTACATCTCTATGGCCTAAACA
Proteins encoded in this region:
- a CDS encoding CdaR family protein: MDNKDKKAEIVIRIVCLILSFGLWLYISNVQNPTREYKLEKVPVELLNADALKESKLALSPHQDFYVTLNLEGPSSEVYKVTPSQFKVSVDLSSYALKKGENRIRVDIVNYPTNINIKNNSFLLVTIKVDDYLEKSIPIKSDIKVTTKTGTYADSPAIKPTNAVISGPGEYVNSVKSLVVSSELKNIEQDTTLNLPIKAINDSGKDVDEVKVTPTNAEVYITVKKGKVVPVNVITKGNLPAGFVMKDFGSTTEKVELVGDDTVLSGINSIDTEAIDLSSINDSKEVSANLKIPQNVRVADNISKVKVRFDLSKYTVKDVDVPISSKNVPDGFQATIDPQKITVRISGLEDDIGSFKADSIKAEVDLSGAKEGENTIPIVINNSNDKIKIVSQSGDKVKAALVKKP
- the cdaA gene encoding diadenylate cyclase CdaA is translated as MIINTIKNISIWSVLDILVVSYIFFKGYMLIKETRAEQLLKGIALIVALLPISYLLRLDMLYFILSKTITIGVLTIIIIFQPEIRRALEHIGRSAFDDLHVMQDDEALEEVITELVNAVENLADTATGALIAIEQSTGLGEVISNGTELDAKVSSALLENIFVVNTPLHDGATIIRNDRIVAAGCVLPLSNNTTINKKLGTRHRAGIGLSETSDALIIIVSEETGTISLAVNGRLTRNYDKDKLKSILIRIMINRREKRVKTLGEKVKVWITRIKRQK
- a CDS encoding cell wall hydrolase — its product is MNKLKCCIFFLFIFLTFDSVSVFANELVNYSPINDGPKIIMSKDIKENNIKFYGRGISNESSELYHEKESVVEVFNYQNHHLYLTDDDIYLMSQVVFAESHGEPYEGKVAVASVILNRVTNPSFPNSVEGVIKQKNAFSCVRDGKISVTPDNECRDAVMDAIKGKDPTSNALFFYNPQTSTCSWMKQIDKKNMKTIGKHVFFQTKK
- a CDS encoding NAD(P)/FAD-dependent oxidoreductase — encoded protein: MGRYDIAIIGTGAAGLSAAINAKIRNKNVIIFGTKELSSKLSKAPKINNYLGFHDITGNELKANFQSHIEAMGISITEEKVNSVYAMGDYFALMVNEKMYEAKSIILATGVEYTKPLLGEERLLGKGVGYCATCDAPLYKGKIVSIIGYNKEAEEEANYVSELAAKVYYIPMYKGEYALKDNIEILNKKPLEIVGDKKVEKILFDQGELITDGVFVLKDSISPSQLVPGLDVSENHILVNRLMQTNIDGCFAAGDCVGKPYQYIKAAGEGQVAALSAVTYLDSKNKR